The following coding sequences are from one Seonamhaeicola sp. ML3 window:
- the nusG gene encoding transcription termination/antitermination protein NusG: MSEVSEKKWYVVRAVSGQENKIKTYIENEIARLGMQDYVDQVLVPTEKVIQIRNGKKISKEKVYFPGYIMIQANLSGEIPHIIKGITNVIGFLGETKGGDPVPLRQSEVNRMLGKVDELAVEETTNVAIPFTKGETVKVIDGPFNGFDGTIEKINEEKRKLEVMVKIFGRKTPLELSYMQVEKV; encoded by the coding sequence ATGTCTGAAGTTAGCGAAAAAAAATGGTACGTTGTTAGGGCTGTAAGTGGTCAAGAAAACAAAATCAAAACTTATATCGAGAATGAAATTGCTCGTTTAGGTATGCAAGATTATGTTGATCAGGTTTTGGTTCCAACAGAAAAAGTGATTCAGATTAGGAACGGGAAAAAAATAAGCAAAGAGAAAGTTTATTTCCCGGGTTATATTATGATACAGGCTAATTTATCAGGTGAAATTCCTCATATCATAAAAGGTATAACTAATGTTATCGGCTTTTTAGGAGAAACTAAAGGAGGAGACCCTGTGCCATTAAGGCAATCTGAGGTAAACAGGATGTTAGGTAAGGTAGACGAATTAGCAGTAGAAGAAACAACTAACGTCGCCATTCCTTTTACTAAAGGAGAAACAGTTAAGGTAATTGATGGACCATTCAACGGGTTTGATGGTACTATCGAGAAAATTAACGAAGAAAAGCGTAAGCTTGAGGTAATGGTAAAGATTTTCGGAAGAAAAACACCATTAGAGTTAAGCTATATGCAAGTTGAAAAAGTATAA
- the rplK gene encoding 50S ribosomal protein L11, which translates to MAKELSKVVKLQVRGGAANPSPPVGPALGAAGVNIMEFCKQFNARTQDKAGKVLPVVISVYKDKSFDFVIKTPPAAVQLLEAAKVKKGSGEPNRKKVAKVSWDQVRTIAEDKMQDLNAFTVESAMKMVAGTARSMGITVTGQFPN; encoded by the coding sequence ATGGCAAAAGAGTTAAGTAAAGTAGTTAAGCTACAAGTTAGGGGAGGTGCAGCGAATCCTTCGCCACCGGTTGGACCCGCTCTAGGTGCTGCTGGGGTTAATATCATGGAGTTCTGTAAGCAATTTAATGCTAGAACTCAAGATAAAGCTGGTAAAGTTTTACCAGTTGTAATTTCTGTTTACAAAGACAAGTCATTTGACTTTGTGATCAAGACACCTCCAGCTGCAGTACAATTATTAGAAGCGGCCAAGGTGAAGAAAGGTTCAGGTGAACCAAACAGAAAAAAAGTAGCTAAAGTTTCTTGGGATCAAGTAAGAACTATCGCAGAAGACAAAATGCAAGATTTAAATGCATTTACTGTGGAGTCTGCCATGAAAATGGTAGCTGGTACTGCTAGATCTATGGGGATAACTGTAACAGGGCAATTCCCTAATTAA
- the rplJ gene encoding 50S ribosomal protein L10 yields MTREEKSQVIEVLTGELAENANIYLTDISGLNAGATSDLRRAAFKANVKMAVVKNTLLEKAMEASDKDFGELPTVLKGNTSVMYSETGNAPAKLIKNFRKKSEKPLLKGAFIEEAIYIGDDQLDALVDIKSREELIGEIVTLLQSPAKNVVSALQSSGGKLAGIIKTLSEKEG; encoded by the coding sequence ATGACTAGAGAAGAAAAATCGCAAGTAATTGAGGTGTTAACTGGAGAATTAGCTGAAAATGCAAATATCTATTTAACAGATATTTCTGGGTTAAACGCAGGAGCAACCTCAGATTTACGTCGTGCTGCTTTCAAAGCAAACGTAAAAATGGCTGTAGTTAAAAACACATTACTTGAAAAAGCAATGGAAGCTTCAGATAAAGATTTTGGAGAGCTTCCAACTGTTTTAAAAGGAAATACATCTGTGATGTATTCTGAAACAGGTAATGCACCAGCAAAGTTAATCAAGAACTTCCGTAAAAAATCAGAGAAACCTTTATTAAAGGGAGCTTTTATTGAGGAAGCTATTTACATTGGCGATGATCAGTTAGACGCCTTAGTAGATATCAAGTCTAGAGAAGAATTGATTGGTGAAATTGTAACATTGTTACAATCGCCTGCTAAGAACGTTGTTTCAGCACTTCAATCAAGTGGTGGAAAACTGGCTGGTATTATTAAAACACTATCTGAAAAAGAAGGATAG
- the rplA gene encoding 50S ribosomal protein L1: MARLTKKQKEAQAKIEKGRLYSVDEASALIKEITNAKFDASVDIAVRLGVDPRKANQMVRGVVSLPHGTGKDVKVLALVTPDKEAEAKEAGADYVGLQEYLDKIKGGWTDVDVIITMPSVMGKLGPLGRVLGPRGLMPNPKTGTVTMDIAKAVGEVKAGKIDFKVDKTGIVHAAIGKASFSADKIAGNANELLQTLIKLKPTAAKGTYVKSIFMSSTMSPSVAVDPKIG, from the coding sequence ATGGCAAGATTAACAAAAAAACAAAAAGAAGCTCAAGCGAAAATTGAAAAAGGAAGACTTTATTCTGTAGATGAAGCTTCAGCTTTGATTAAAGAAATTACCAATGCTAAATTTGATGCGTCAGTTGATATTGCAGTTCGTTTAGGAGTGGATCCTAGAAAAGCAAATCAAATGGTGAGAGGGGTTGTTTCACTTCCACATGGTACTGGTAAAGATGTGAAAGTATTAGCATTAGTTACACCAGACAAAGAAGCAGAGGCTAAAGAAGCTGGTGCAGATTACGTTGGTTTACAAGAATACCTTGACAAAATTAAAGGTGGTTGGACAGACGTTGACGTTATTATCACTATGCCTAGTGTAATGGGTAAATTAGGTCCTTTAGGACGTGTATTAGGTCCTCGTGGTTTAATGCCTAACCCAAAGACTGGTACGGTAACAATGGATATTGCTAAAGCTGTAGGAGAAGTAAAAGCTGGTAAAATTGACTTTAAAGTTGATAAAACTGGTATTGTACATGCTGCTATAGGTAAGGCATCATTCAGTGCTGATAAGATTGCAGGTAATGCAAATGAATTATTACAAACATTAATAAAACTTAAGCCAACTGCGGCAAAAGGAACTTACGTGAAGAGTATTTTTATGTCTTCCACAATGAGTCCTAGTGTAGCTGTTGACCCAAAGATTGGTTAA
- the secE gene encoding preprotein translocase subunit SecE, which translates to MAGFINYIKESFNELKTNVTWPTWAEAQSLTVLVAVFSIIFSLAIWGVDTVFTKVISLYFELIS; encoded by the coding sequence ATGGCAGGTTTTATAAATTATATTAAAGAATCATTTAACGAGCTAAAAACTAACGTGACTTGGCCTACTTGGGCAGAAGCACAAAGTTTAACAGTTTTGGTAGCGGTATTCTCTATTATTTTTTCATTAGCTATTTGGGGTGTGGATACAGTTTTTACTAAGGTTATTAGTTTATACTTTGAATTAATTAGTTAA